AACAGAGATTGAACGATAAAGGTTTGTGGAGGGTATCGTCCTTGTTGGAGTCTGACTTGGATTGTCGGGAAGTCCACTCGAAGCATTTGCATATCTGTCAAAAAAGGATGGAGAACATGCATTCATGGACATTGTGGATATGGGCAGAGAGTGCTGAGAGTCAGCACAATCAAACATCAAATCTGTGTAATCTTCATTGCTGCACGAAGGAGTTCTTGGTGTCTGCATCACTTCTTCATAGCTTGGACAAGAAACTACGGAAGCTGGAGCTGGAACACCTGTCGGCCTGTTCTGATCTGGCCTGGGAGAAGCAGGTAAAATTTCTTTCAGCTGAGGGCCAGTTATCCAGTCTTTTGAATCTGTCCCCACAGCAAGCTGTGGCTTATTATCTGGTGACAATATAGGAGTCAGTGGACCTAGTTCTTTGAGCTTTTTGTCCTTTAGCTGAGTATCTAGTGCTAGTGGTTTCTTTGTGGTCAAATCCAGACTCCTCTTACGCATCTCTTCAGAGgttttaattttatcttttaattTGGGATCTCCAGATCTGTGCCTCATCTTCTCCATTTGCTTCATTCTCTCTTTGTGTCTTTTGTGGCGCTCCTCAATTTCCAGGTCTTTTTGGCTCAGCATCCTCTCGAAGCTGGTCATCATTAGATCACCATCACCCAGAAGCTTCTCTCTAGGCCTGTTATCTTTCTTGTTACCATCTTTGGACAATGCTATTTTATCATTTCCATTACTGATCTTTAGAGACTCTGTTTTGTCTTTCTCTTGGTTTTCCTTGAGTTTCTCCTTCAGTTTGGTTTCACTAAATTTGAGGTTCTCCTCCTTTGACTTATCTTTGAATGTGATAACTTGAGGGCTATCCTTGTCTTTAACCACAGATTTTGTCTCATCTTTGTGATGTTTAAAGAATCCATCTGTATGTTTGTCTCTATGCTTTTCCTTTTCATCCTTCCATTTTTCCTtgtgtttttctctcttcttcttctctttgACTGTGCTGATGGTACTGGAAACATAAGTCTTTTCCTTTTCTGCCTTCTTTGAGAGCTCTCTCTCAGGATCATTTTTATCTTTCTTTTCAGAAAACAAATAGTCAATGTTTTTGTCCAGTTCTTCCTCAACCTCTGCTTTCATGCTGTAGGAAATGCCAAAAGTCTCCCCatccacagagaattctttttcgTATTGACTGGAATCTTTTCTGTTGCTGGAGTCTTTAAAGTCatccattttctcttttttctctgttttttccttctttgctttctctttctcgTGACTTTTCTTTGATGAAGATGAGGAATGCCTGTGCCTCTCCTTCTCCTTGAGTTTGTCTTGCAAGCAGGGCAAAGGAAGAGAATCTTTATACTTTTCCTCAGAGGCATCCATAAGAGAAAGGTTAGAAGACTCAAAGAGGTTGGTTAGTCCTGGATCTTGTCCTCTGTCTGTGAAGCTATCAGAAGAAATCTCACTTATTTTATCATTGGAGTCATCTCTATATTCATTGAGGGCCTCCTCCTCCAATTTTTCCAACAGGCTCTTCTCGGTCTCTCCTCCTTTTGAAGACTTCTTTTCTTTGGAATGTTCTTTATCCATCTTTTCCTTATGCTTGTTTTTTACCTTCTCCTCAGCAGCATGCTTCTTTTCAGCCTTTTCAGGGAGCttttgcttgtttttcttttcttgggtGGAGTCTACTGAGGTTCTGTCTTTCCTGTCTTTATACTTCTCAACAGAATCTTTATCCTTCTTCTCTTTGTGTTTTTCAAAGAAACTCTTCTCTTTTTTCTCCTTCCCACCTTCTGCTAATCCTTtatcctttttcttctctttatctttctgtttctctcctgAATGTTGCCTGTCAGAAGAGTACTTTCTGTGCTTGTCAGCAAGATAAAGTTCCTTTTCAGCAGCCATGCTATCATCTTTTTCTTGTAGACTGTCCATTCGATGCAATTCACTCCCAATGGCCTCACCAATTTTGAATCCGCTTAAGCTGTAATCATCCTTCTCATCTTCGCTTTCATCTGTGAAGATATCTGCGATGCTGTACcagcttttctcttttccttttttctcatCTCTTTTCTCAGAGAAATCCTCTCTATCTCCAGAgaagtttttctcttttttctctttgaTATAGTCTAAAGAATTCTTCCTTTCTTTGTCTTTGTTATGCAGATCCTTGTATTTCTCCTTAGgatcttttttctctttaaaacttTTATCCAGTTCTTTGTCTTTCTGGTTTTTCTCAGCAacaactttttcatttttctctttatcTGCTTCTTTGGATTTCTCCTTATATTTTTCTGgtttcagtttttctttcttttccttatcAGGAGCATCTTTCTTCTCCTTATCTTTCCCTGAATGGTGCCTTTCCCCGCTTTCcacattttttccactgaattcagggTCAGATTTCTCCTTGAAGAATGTTTCACAACCATATTCTTTAAACTCATCTCGATAGGGCTCCTCTTGTTTAATTTTTATGTCCTTTCGGTCTTTACAGCTATCAGAGGAATCTTTTCTCTCTTTGTTGATTTCACCTGgatctttttcctttctctctttaaCGCTTTCTGCAGAATCTTTCCTTTTCTTGTCCTTTTCAGGCAGATAACTAGGAGTGACTTTATGCTTTTCAGTTTGGTCCTTTTTCTTCTCAGGGTTTTTGTcaacactttctctctctctcttttttaagaaTGTATCCCTTTCATTGCGTTTTTCATTgtattctttcttttcctttattttattctccCTTTTCTTGTCTTTAATTTCTTCCTTCACTGTTTCTAGGATTAGTTTTGCCATGCTGTCATTTTTAATCTCCCTGAAGTCTGTTACTGGAGAATCCCAGCTATCCTCACCTTTGAAATCAAAGGATGAATCAGAAGACAAATCAGAAAACCATCTCTCTTGCTGATCATCAGAAAGGCTGAATTTTGTGTCCTCGCTTTCCAGCAATTGGCTTTTATTACTAAACTCATCAAATCCAGGTTCTTCTTtgtaaactttttcttttttacatttttctctctcttctttgaaGGTTTTGTCTTTCTCCAGTTTAGTAATTTTCTCCTCCTTCAGATCATTCTTCTTTTCAGATTTTGACTGCTTTTCCTTtgattttttctttctctcttccttgtGTATTCTAGGTTTCTCCTCTTTGGGAGACTTTTCCTTTATGGGTTTTTCTTTACTTGACTTCTCCTCTCTGAAAAATTTGCTGATGTCTTTATTCCCCTCTTtgactttttttaatgatttctccTCTTTGGAGGCTTTTCCAGTCTCATCTTTAAACAACCATTCCTTCTCCTCTGATTTACTTTTCAGtagcttttcttcctttttacagTGTTCTCTCTCATGTTTTAacacttttaatttattttcacttgGACTTTCAGTCTCTATCAAACCCTTGTCAGGCTTTTGCTTAGAGTCCTCATATTCAAAGGAAAAAGTTTTGATTATTTTAATGTCTTGGCTGACTGGGCATTGTCCCTTCTCTTTGTTTTTatgtttatgttttgttttatgttttttaacAACCTTTCCCTCCTTATCCAGCTTTGGAATTGCTCCGTCCACGTTGGCATGGAATGAATTCTTCTTCTCAGAGACAGTATTGTGagagttatttttctttttgtgctcCTGCTTCTTTCTCACTGGCTTTAACGACTGTAAACTGGAATCCTCAGATGTATAGTCTGACTCACTTGTCAGTCTCGTCCTTGTGGAGTCCGATAAGGAACTGACATCTGACCATGCTGGAGAAGATATGGTTTTCCAGTTGTCTGTCCTCCAGTGCTTGGAGTGCTGGTCTGTAAGATTAGGGTTATGTTTCTGTGAAGCTAAACTCCCATGAGAAGAGGTGGAAGAGGCAGACAGAGAGTTGAACAAGGAGGATTCCTTTAGCACTAGCCTAGAGTCCTTTACACAGCTAGAGCTTTGCACAGAGTCTCTATcatcctcctcactctccaaatTTTCACTCTCTGATTCAGAGGAACaaaatttgtcattttttttgCCAAACCGAACCTCTTTGCTCTTTGTCTCCTTTTTCCGCTTCTTTTTGactttatttttctccttctgtTGCTTGGTGTTGGAGGGCTCTCGAGTCTTGCTGCTGGGCAGTACCGAGTGAGTCGATAGTCTCAGCTTCTCGCCAGTCCCCACAGCTACACTGGTATCCTCTTCATCTGACGTGTCTGACAGGATGCGATGGGCAGGTTTCTTTGGTGTAATTGTGTTATTTTTAGTATAGGTTTTTACTTCCATTTTGGGTATGGAAATAAAACTGTTTGCTTTAGTCTCTTTCCTGTAATCCTTTTTCAGCAAATGCTTGTCATCGACGGGCGGGACTCTGTCCTGCTCATCATCTTCATCAAATTCATATTCATCCTTTACCGGTGTGATTGTTGTTTTGGGGGGCTCTTGACTCTTTGTCTTATGTTTCAAGCCTTTTTCAAACTCAGAGTCTGTGTTATTGCCATCGACGGAGCTGGAAGGTGCAAATGAAGGGGCGTCCTCCTCCTCTGAGCtctctgtggggaaaaaacagcacAAAGCATTAGCCCTGTAGGTTGTTTTCAGGAGAAATATGCATTCTTCAGGCCTCTCCTGAAATCCCAAGCTAGCAGTCTCCTTGCACCCCACACACTGAACACACCAGACTTCTTAGCTGAGCCTAGAGTGAGCTTAACATTCTTTTGGAAAGAATACCCAAGTAGTTTTAAAACTACATAGGATGCACTCGGAGTGGGCACAGCTCTAACACACAAATGGGCTGTAGACCAGGATTCTCTGGGAGGAGCAGTGGCATGCAGTGCCTCTCTTGAACTATCTTGAACTAACTAAGAAGCTGCCCATCCAGTGCAGGCATTGCAGCTATTAGTCATAACTTCATCACCTCCATGCTAGACTACAGTCATTTAGTGGAGCACTGTCTGGAAGCTTCCACAAATGCAGAATACAGCACCTTGCTTTCCCGGGGGTATGCTGTAATGAATACACAACAGGTATGAAAGAATTTCTACACTGGCTTCCCGGTGCAAGTCAAAATGCTGGCGACAGTCTTTGAACCCTAAATGATATGGGACCCAGTTACTTGAGGGCCTGGCCTCTCCTCCTACATCCCCAGTTGTGGTAGGTGGAAACATGTAGGATGCTTTTAGCAGTAGGCTCCTACGACTGAACTCTCCAGGATGAGCGGCAGAGCTCTCTGAGCAAAGGGTAGGTTTTCTAAGCATCTGGACAtcttgactgtgcactgagttgGCTATTCCAGTAGCATGTAGGCGTTCTGGGGCTATTATAACTGCTTTTGTGGTAGCAGGTTGCCACTATGGTGATAGCCCATTATCCCAACACCCACACAGGTCAGCATCTCACCTGTTGAGCTCTCTTCACTAGAGGGATAGGTGGTCTTTCCCAGGAGTAGATTCACCATGGTGGGGGAATTAGCGACTTTTAAAGGCGTCTCTCCCTTCCTGTTGCTTTGATGAGGGTTCCCTCCGTAATGTAACAACAATTTTACCACCTAAAAAtgagaaaaacttcaaaatctCAGTATGGTTCCATTGCGAAGGAAGTTGTTTCAGTCCCCATCACTTCTGTGGGCTGTTCAGACAGACAAGCAGGATAGAGGTTAGTTTGAGGTCAGAGCTGGCTGGTCATCCTGCCCCCTGTCACCCAGTGACATGGACACAGTGATTGAAATGAGGGACAGAGAAAATGGCAGGACAGATTTACGGGgggaaatgcaaacctgtattctGGTAGCAAGCTCCACCCTACAATTCCAAGGACTCTGACACAAAGTGGAGAAACTAGCACAACATGTAATAGCACAGGGGTTGGAGAAAGAGTCTCACATGGAAAGATGCAACATGCCAGTCcgtgaaatgaaatgaaatagcAATTGCCTATACAGATACGACTTAAAGCACAGGAAAATCAAACTCATTTATTTGTAACAAATCACTAAAAAATGGCTACTAAATCCAGCAAGAACCAACCTTGAAATGCCCATTATTAGCTGCATCATGCAGCGGGGTGTCGTCATCCAAACCCTTTGTGTTGACTTCCGCGCCGGCAGCAAGCAACTGCTTTGCAACATCATAGTAACCCCGGTTACATGCCTCGTGCAATGCTGTCCAGCCTGCAAGCACACAAACACTCATGACGTGGGCAACTAATTTTTACGGTTGATAATTATGAACAGTGTCACAGTAACCAAAATAGATGCTGCTGGCTGCTAATATGGCAGCTTGCCTGCAGCTCTGCCTGCTGACACGGAGCTCTTCTAACCAGCCAGCACACGGCACAGCAGGACCTGCATGGCCAAGACCGCCTGCCCAACACACCAGCAGCTCTGCTTTGGAAAGCAACTTTTTTGCCAGCCTGACATCTGGTACTTGAGTCCATCCAGCTTTTCTGTTTGGCAACATAAGGTGCTACAGCCAATTGTCCTGTAGAACTTCATGCCACTCAGTGAACTCCAAAAGCAGAGAACGTTTAGTGAATGAACTCAAAGGGCGGCTGATACCTCATGGTGCTCTGCTCTCATTAGATTaaattgtttctctctcctctaaCTCTTTGATAGGAGGAAGATTGTCACTCAGTCAGGACTGGGGTTTAGGATTCATCTGGTCATACAGCGTATCCCCTAGCTGAACTCTCAGCATACGGGTTGTCTGCAACATTTCCACAGCAAGCAACTGTGACGTCACAAACAGGACCATGACTTCTGGAAGGGACTAAGCATGGAAGCAGATGAACTCTGCAGAAACAAAAGCTCCTATTCTCAAACAAACCTCTGAAGAATGagggaaagaaatgtaaaaattTCTATCATACATGGGCAGCAGATTGATTTCTAAGTAGAATCTGTTTCGAAGTTTCCCGGCAGGTGTGCACTACTCCTTGAATATTCTGCTGATAGCACTGGTGAGCCTTTCAGAACCCTCCCTTTGTACTATTAAAAAGGGGTATCTGTGATTGAAATTACTCACAACGAACACTGATGTTAAACATTTGGAGCTCAAGAATAAGCATATCTACTCGCTACATTTAAAAAACTACTTAAAAAGAATGTTATGGTCagaaagtcaagcactcaaaagctaggaaatgccagaattaaggttgtccgtgcaaccttaattcagccctcctGTGCGTATAATTACGATTAAGggtaagattttgtcatggaggtaAAGAATGTCATTGATTCTGTGACCTTCAGAGACCTTGTGATATTTtccagccctggggtggtgggccAGAGCTCCCAGATGCTGCAGGCGGCTGCCACAGTTCTGAGCCGCCAGGGATGAGGAGTGTTGGACTTCTCCCTTCCGCAGTGGGGCTCAAGCTCTCttactcccctccccctcactcaAGCTTCAGCCCTCCCCACCATCAGCACCATTTTGTCATGGTTatctttagtaaaagtcagagacaggtcacgggcttccgtgAACTTGTTTATTGCATTTGAGTCAGAGAGgttcctcctccacactgcttGGGCACCAGCAGAGGGAATACTGAGAGCACAAGAGAAACAGGCTCCCtgttctca
This genomic stretch from Lepidochelys kempii isolate rLepKem1 chromosome 12, rLepKem1.hap2, whole genome shotgun sequence harbors:
- the ANKRD11 gene encoding ankyrin repeat domain-containing protein 11 isoform X2, translating into MPKGGCSKTPQSDDFSLSNDMVEKQTGKKDKDKVSLTKTPKLDRSDGGKEVKERATKRKLPFTVGTNGDQKDSDTEKQGPERKRIKKEPATRKPGLLFGMGLSGIRAGYPLSERQQVALLMQMTAEESANSPVDTTPKHPSQSTVCQKGTPNSASKTKDKVNKRNERGETRLHRAAIRGDARRIKELIIEGADVNVKDFAGWTALHEACNRGYYDVAKQLLAAGAEVNTKGLDDDTPLHDAANNGHFKVVKLLLHYGGNPHQSNRKGETPLKVANSPTMVNLLLGKTTYPSSEESSTESSEEEDAPSFAPSSSVDGNNTDSEFEKGLKHKTKSQEPPKTTITPVKDEYEFDEDDEQDRVPPVDDKHLLKKDYRKETKANSFISIPKMEVKTYTKNNTITPKKPAHRILSDTSDEEDTSVAVGTGEKLRLSTHSVLPSSKTREPSNTKQQKEKNKVKKKRKKETKSKEVRFGKKNDKFCSSESESENLESEEDDRDSVQSSSCVKDSRLVLKESSLFNSLSASSTSSHGSLASQKHNPNLTDQHSKHWRTDNWKTISSPAWSDVSSLSDSTRTRLTSESDYTSEDSSLQSLKPVRKKQEHKKKNNSHNTVSEKKNSFHANVDGAIPKLDKEGKVVKKHKTKHKHKNKEKGQCPVSQDIKIIKTFSFEYEDSKQKPDKGLIETESPSENKLKVLKHEREHCKKEEKLLKSKSEEKEWLFKDETGKASKEEKSLKKVKEGNKDISKFFREEKSSKEKPIKEKSPKEEKPRIHKEERKKKSKEKQSKSEKKNDLKEEKITKLEKDKTFKEEREKCKKEKVYKEEPGFDEFSNKSQLLESEDTKFSLSDDQQERWFSDLSSDSSFDFKGEDSWDSPVTDFREIKNDSMAKLILETVKEEIKDKKRENKIKEKKEYNEKRNERDTFLKKRERESVDKNPEKKKDQTEKHKVTPSYLPEKDKKRKDSAESVKERKEKDPGEINKERKDSSDSCKDRKDIKIKQEEPYRDEFKEYGCETFFKEKSDPEFSGKNVESGERHHSGKDKEKKDAPDKEKKEKLKPEKYKEKSKEADKEKNEKVVAEKNQKDKELDKSFKEKKDPKEKYKDLHNKDKERKNSLDYIKEKKEKNFSGDREDFSEKRDEKKGKEKSWYSIADIFTDESEDEKDDYSLSGFKIGEAIGSELHRMDSLQEKDDSMAAEKELYLADKHRKYSSDRQHSGEKQKDKEKKKDKGLAEGGKEKKEKSFFEKHKEKKDKDSVEKYKDRKDRTSVDSTQEKKNKQKLPEKAEKKHAAEEKVKNKHKEKMDKEHSKEKKSSKGGETEKSLLEKLEEEALNEYRDDSNDKISEISSDSFTDRGQDPGLTNLFESSNLSLMDASEEKYKDSLPLPCLQDKLKEKERHRHSSSSSKKSHEKEKAKKEKTEKKEKMDDFKDSSNRKDSSQYEKEFSVDGETFGISYSMKAEVEEELDKNIDYLFSEKKDKNDPERELSKKAEKEKTYVSSTISTVKEKKKREKHKEKWKDEKEKHRDKHTDGFFKHHKDETKSVVKDKDSPQVITFKDKSKEENLKFSETKLKEKLKENQEKDKTESLKISNGNDKIALSKDGNKKDNRPREKLLGDGDLMMTSFERMLSQKDLEIEERHKRHKERMKQMEKMRHRSGDPKLKDKIKTSEEMRKRSLDLTTKKPLALDTQLKDKKLKELGPLTPILSPDNKPQLAVGTDSKDWITGPQLKEILPASPRPDQNRPTGVPAPASVVSCPSYEEVMQTPRTPSCSNEDYTDLMFDCADSQHSLPISTMSMNACSPSFFDRYANASSGLPDNPSQTPTRTIPSTNLYRSISVDIRRVPEDEFSAGDKFFRQQSVPATSNYDSPVQHLMEEKVPLPSVPAEKFQCMSPGYYSPDYGIPSPKVETLHCAPVGNVVQSPESIFSGLQAKSSPSHRDELLAPSVESALPPDLGMPLDTTEEQQATASILPPESTFLPPIEENHFSSGISEQNNMDWDNPPSRNPDPPIPPSLIGNPSDHPVSWSVGSELLMKSPQRFPESPKPFCSLDPIHPAPVPFISTDSPYPVSPISYPLSVSEPGLDEVKEDAEEAVPGEMATAEEQAPYMSPTRLDTFFNNCKPLPEETPEMPLDPPCIPTETPAEAVNTLENSYLENSSVAPVNPEEPVTWPDPFTNSEDDLDLGPFSLPELPLQAKDVPDAEMTEVAPIEESPVAAPEVINTGVMNVSVSVTASSEQEELLLNQPSNLLPVEPEPQLEEQKSEVIAPEATSEALNVPEEKRLEESEAQSFQQTASIELAQPEKQEAETNHEELPSSNCAVESGSQSSLAQANAAEIGVAQDSAAVRSGSQVSSIQTETPQGTTPVETIEPVQKPVAEVSKPPKIEEIPQRITRNRAQMLANQNKQNTAPSEKEFPPVSAPSTRAKGRVTEEDDAQAQHPRKRRFQRSSQQLQQQINTSTQQTREMIQQTLAAIVDAIKLDDIEPYHSDRSNPYFEYLQIRKKIEEKRKILCYITPQAPQCYAEYVTYTGSYLLDGKPLSKLHIPVEKLIVSCEQEILRVHCRAARTIANQAVPFSACTMLLDSEVYNMPLENQGDENKSVRDRFNARQFISWLQDVDDKYDRMKTCLLMRQQHEAAALNAVQRMEWQLKVQELDPAGHKSLCVNEVPSFYVPMVDVNDDFVLLPA